From a single Phacochoerus africanus isolate WHEZ1 chromosome 11, ROS_Pafr_v1, whole genome shotgun sequence genomic region:
- the LOC125111327 gene encoding olfactory receptor 10T2-like has translation MGNHTPVGTFLLWGFSSFPDLQTLLFVMILFSHATILAANVSVMVAIKCTHNLHTPLYFLLGGLSFSETCTTMAIIPRLLVDLRSESKTISLSECATQMLFFFGLSCSNCFIMSAMSYDRYTAIRNPLRYATLMTPKVCFQLMAASWVVGFLVSLCIVVVIFNLSFCDSNVIQHFFCDISPVMCLACDYTLYHEMAVFVFSTFVLGGSFILIMISYVFIGSVVMKVPSAKGRCKAFSTCSSHLTVVCIHYVFAGFVYLRPKDRDSLREDMLMAVAYTILTPLLNPIVYSLRNKEMQVALRKVLDNANRFILQMVNERTLNW, from the coding sequence ATGGGCAATCACACCCCCGTGGGCACCTTCCTTCTGTGGGGCTTTTCCAGTTTCCCAGACCTGCAGACTCTCCTCTTTGTGATGATTCTCTTCTCCCACGCTACCATCCTTGCTGCAAATGTGTCTGTAATGGTGGCCATCAAGTGCACGCACAACCTTCACACCCCCCTGTACTTTCTGCTCGGAGGTCTGTCCTTTTCAGAAACCTGTACCACTATGGCAATTATCCCCCGACTGCTGGTGGATCTCCGGTCAGAAAGCAAGACCATTTCTCTCTCAGAGTGTGCCACACAGATGCTGTTCTTCTTTGGCTTGTCGTGCAGCAACTGCTTCATCATGTCTGCCATGTCCTACGACCGCTACACTGCCATCCGCAACCCGCTGCGCTACGCCACCCTGATGACCCCAAAGGTCTGCTTCCAGCTGATGGCGGCCTCCTGGGTGGTTGGGTTCCTGGTTTCCCTGTGCATTGTCGTCGTCATATTCAACCTGTCTTTCTGTGACTCCAACGTCATCCAGCACTTCTTTTGTGACATCTCACCTGTGATGTGCCTTGCTTGTGACTATACTCTCTACCATGAAATGGCTGTATTTGTGTTCTCCACCTTTGTGTTGGGGGGCAGCTTTATCCTAATTATGATTTCCTACGTCTTCATTGGGTCCGTAGTTATGAAGGTGCCTTCTGCCAAGGGGAGGTGtaaggccttctccacctgctcctcccacctgACCGTGGTGTGCATACACTATGTATTTGCTGGCTTTGTCTATCTGAGGCCCAAGGACAGGGACTCCCTCCGTGAAGATATGCtgatggctgtggcatacacaaTACTGACACCTCTGCTTAATCCCATTGTTTACAgtctaagaaacaaagaaatgcagGTAGCCCTAAGGAAGGTGCTAGACAACGCAAATAGGTTCATCCTTCAGATGGTAAATGAAAGAACCTTGAACTGGTAA